One region of Blattabacterium cuenoti genomic DNA includes:
- a CDS encoding isopentenyl-diphosphate Delta-isomerase: MYNNTNNKKYEDYIPIIGKKNKIIGFEKKKKIHENGLLHSAVSIFIFNTKKDLMLQKRSSKKYHSSLLWTNTCCSHPTKKESLLTAAHRCLKQEMGFDCFLTQKFSFNYYESFNNGLIENELDHVFVGFYEKSPIINYKEVDNWKWSSLKKLIKNIHIFPNSYTIWFKIILKNYLNKLIIK; the protein is encoded by the coding sequence ATGTATAATAATACTAATAATAAAAAATATGAAGATTATATTCCTATAATAGGAAAAAAAAATAAAATTATAGGATTTGAAAAAAAAAAAAAAATTCATGAAAATGGATTATTACATAGTGCTGTTTCTATATTCATTTTTAATACAAAAAAGGATTTAATGTTACAAAAAAGATCTTCAAAAAAATATCATTCTTCTTTATTATGGACTAATACATGTTGTAGTCACCCTACAAAAAAAGAATCTCTATTAACTGCAGCTCATCGTTGTTTAAAACAAGAAATGGGATTTGATTGTTTTTTAACACAAAAATTTAGTTTTAATTATTATGAATCATTTAATAATGGGTTAATAGAAAATGAATTAGATCATGTTTTTGTAGGATTTTATGAAAAATCACCTATTATAAATTATAAAGAAGTTGATAATTGGAAATGGAGTTCATTAAAAAAATTAATAAAAAATATTCATATTTTTCCAAATTCTTATACTATATGGTTTAAAATAATATTAAAAAATTATTTAAATAAACTTATAATTAAATAA
- the gcvT gene encoding glycine cleavage system aminomethyltransferase GcvT: MENNSLKKTILYQNHIKLGAKMVPFSGFYMPLQYTSSLKEHMSVRELAGIFDVSHMGKLILKGKDSKKLIQYLTTNDFSKIKIGQAQYTCFINEKGGIIDDLIIYKILNEKLLLIVNASNIEKNKIWINNYIKKNTLNVKLFDLSQKYSLLSIQGPLSLFYLQKLTNITLDKIPFYHFKIGELSGIKKILISSTGYTGSKGIEIYIPNKYTEKIWNDILKIKKIIPCGIASRNSLRLEMGYRLYGKDISEEITPIEAGLSWIIKFEKNFIARNILKEQKKTKKYKKFISFIVKERSNIPREGYSLIDINDNTIGYITSGIFSPVLKKGIGLGYLYDKYMYKKKDPIFFSVKKKKVPISIVKLPFIKNFN, encoded by the coding sequence ATGGAAAATAATAGTTTGAAAAAAACAATTTTATATCAAAATCATATAAAATTAGGAGCAAAAATGGTTCCTTTTTCTGGTTTTTATATGCCTTTACAATATACTTCTTCTTTAAAAGAACATATGTCTGTTAGAGAATTAGCTGGTATTTTTGATGTTAGTCATATGGGAAAATTAATTTTAAAAGGAAAAGATTCTAAAAAATTAATTCAGTATTTAACAACAAATGATTTTTCTAAAATTAAAATAGGACAAGCACAATATACTTGTTTTATTAATGAAAAAGGAGGTATTATAGATGATTTAATTATTTATAAAATTTTAAATGAAAAATTATTATTAATAGTAAACGCTTCTAATATTGAAAAAAATAAAATATGGATTAATAATTATATAAAAAAAAATACGCTTAATGTAAAATTATTTGATTTATCTCAAAAATATTCTCTTTTATCTATTCAAGGACCATTATCTTTATTTTATCTTCAAAAATTGACAAATATTACGTTAGATAAAATCCCTTTTTATCATTTTAAAATAGGAGAACTATCAGGAATAAAAAAAATATTAATATCTTCTACAGGATATACTGGATCTAAAGGTATAGAAATTTATATTCCTAATAAATACACAGAAAAAATATGGAATGATATTTTAAAAATAAAAAAAATAATTCCTTGTGGAATTGCAAGTAGAAATTCATTAAGATTAGAAATGGGATATCGTTTATATGGAAAAGATATTTCTGAAGAAATTACTCCTATAGAAGCAGGATTATCTTGGATCATAAAATTTGAAAAAAATTTTATAGCAAGAAATATTTTAAAAGAACAAAAAAAAACTAAAAAATATAAAAAATTTATATCCTTTATTGTCAAAGAAAGAAGTAATATTCCTAGAGAAGGATATTCCTTGATAGATATTAACGATAATACTATAGGATATATTACTTCTGGTATTTTTTCTCCAGTATTAAAAAAGGGAATAGGTTTAGGTTATTTATATGATAAATATATGTATAAAAAAAAAGATCCTATTTTTTTTTCAGTAAAAAAAAAAAAGGTTCCTATTTCAATAGTAAAATTGCCATTTATTAAAAATTTTAATTAA
- a CDS encoding zinc metallopeptidase: MNYYLVVGTTFLVSVIVNTILQNKLRLYSKLYLHSNMSGKEIADKMLTENGIYDVHVLSTEGELTDHYNPLNKTINLSEKVYEKKSITAIAIAAHECGHALQHKLNYNLLELRNYLVPILNFASKFTNIAIMYGISMFYGSSGKDSFILQLGIGLFFMVVLFSLITLPIEFDASNRALTWLRNKNIVNYQEYRKVKDSLRWASMTYVVHALGSLGQLIYFMSVFYQKEEE, translated from the coding sequence ATGAATTATTATTTAGTTGTAGGAACTACTTTTTTAGTAAGTGTTATAGTAAATACTATTTTACAAAATAAATTAAGATTATATAGTAAACTTTATTTACATTCTAATATGAGTGGAAAAGAAATAGCAGATAAAATGTTAACAGAAAATGGTATTTATGATGTACATGTTCTTTCAACAGAAGGAGAATTAACTGATCATTACAATCCTTTAAATAAAACAATAAATTTAAGTGAAAAAGTTTATGAAAAAAAATCTATAACAGCAATTGCAATTGCTGCTCATGAATGTGGTCATGCTTTACAACATAAATTAAATTATAATTTATTAGAATTACGAAATTATTTAGTTCCTATTTTAAATTTTGCTTCAAAATTTACTAATATTGCTATAATGTACGGAATTAGTATGTTTTATGGATCCAGTGGAAAAGATTCTTTTATTCTTCAATTAGGAATAGGTTTATTTTTTATGGTTGTTCTTTTTTCATTAATTACTTTACCAATAGAATTTGACGCTAGTAATAGAGCTTTAACTTGGCTTAGAAATAAAAATATTGTAAATTATCAAGAATATCGTAAAGTGAAAGATTCATTAAGATGGGCATCTATGACTTATGTAGTTCATGCTTTAGGTAGTTTAGGACAATTAATATATTTTATGTCAGTTTTTTATCAAAAGGAAGAAGAATAA
- a CDS encoding KdsC family phosphatase: MNNYMNIMNDINTFIFDVDGVLTNCTLNLFPDGNMVRQMFAKDGYAMQLAKKKGYNLCIITKGSDLMVFRRLRNLNIRYIYQGVDNKKRYLDEYCNILNITKKEILYMGDDIPDIEIMKSVALPCSPIDAVQEVKNISKYISPKKGGKGCVRDVIEQTLKVQNNWF; encoded by the coding sequence ATGAATAATTACATGAATATAATGAATGATATTAATACTTTTATATTTGATGTAGATGGAGTATTAACTAATTGTACTTTAAATCTTTTTCCGGATGGAAATATGGTTCGTCAAATGTTTGCTAAAGATGGATATGCAATGCAATTAGCAAAAAAAAAAGGATATAATTTATGTATTATTACAAAAGGATCAGATTTAATGGTATTTAGACGTTTAAGGAATTTAAATATTCGTTATATTTATCAAGGTGTTGATAATAAAAAAAGGTATTTAGATGAATATTGTAATATATTAAATATTACAAAAAAAGAAATTCTTTATATGGGAGATGATATTCCTGATATTGAAATCATGAAATCTGTAGCTTTACCTTGTTCTCCAATAGATGCTGTTCAAGAAGTGAAAAATATATCTAAATATATTTCACCAAAAAAAGGTGGTAAAGGATGTGTTAGAGATGTTATAGAACAAACTTTAAAAGTTCAAAATAATTGGTTTTAA
- the yajC gene encoding preprotein translocase subunit YajC, which yields MINMLQQNSIANTIWMFALIFIIFYFFMIRPQIRKQKIETKFQKNLKKGNYIVTNSGIHGKIIDVAENFCVLEIMSGKIKLEKNIISKDLTELYYGNIIKKIEKK from the coding sequence ATTATTAATATGTTACAACAAAATTCTATAGCAAATACTATTTGGATGTTTGCTTTAATTTTTATTATATTCTATTTTTTTATGATACGTCCTCAAATACGAAAACAAAAAATTGAAACAAAATTTCAAAAAAATTTAAAAAAAGGAAATTATATAGTAACTAATTCAGGAATACACGGAAAAATTATAGATGTAGCAGAAAATTTTTGTGTATTGGAAATTATGTCTGGTAAAATAAAACTTGAAAAAAATATAATATCTAAAGATTTAACTGAACTTTATTATGGAAATATAATTAAAAAAATAGAAAAAAAATAA
- a CDS encoding 30S ribosomal protein THX has protein sequence MGKGDKKTKRGKIKNKTYGNLRPNPKNMKKKKKN, from the coding sequence ATGGGAAAAGGAGATAAAAAAACTAAAAGAGGTAAAATAAAAAATAAAACTTATGGAAATCTTCGTCCAAATCCAAAAAATATGAAAAAAAAGAAAAAAAATTAA
- a CDS encoding chorismate-binding protein: MLKISLFSLYKRIIKNYYMHNSFVLFKKPYEKKIIFYSHYNKNYVNNKFFLIKDFDDNFTIKIYPKKIYYTDIQKYYSYINYFIPNFWEKHSSFLTYSNKYKKLIEKGVEYIKKGYFKKVVLSRYIKIHFHKFYLKETLQRLILYYPNALVYLWYDIHHGFWIGSSPELLIKCKKKKLKTVALAGTTWGENKWTKKEIEEHHIVIKYIVNFLKFYDGYIFLEKTKVIKTGNLKHLETPISFSFFKEPDYYEIINKLYPTPSICGFPKKTSLDFIKENEGYKRNFYTGYIGVINEKNMELYLNLRCATIKEDKKKIILYAGSGITINSNVNQEYIETEKKIKNILSQLIFK; this comes from the coding sequence ATGTTAAAAATAAGTCTTTTTTCTTTGTATAAAAGAATCATAAAAAATTATTATATGCATAATAGTTTTGTTCTTTTTAAAAAACCTTATGAAAAAAAAATTATTTTTTATTCTCATTATAATAAAAATTATGTAAATAATAAATTTTTTTTAATAAAAGATTTTGATGACAATTTTACTATAAAAATATATCCAAAAAAAATTTATTATACTGATATACAAAAATATTATTCATATATAAATTATTTTATACCAAATTTTTGGGAAAAACATTCTTCTTTTTTAACTTATTCTAATAAATATAAAAAACTTATTGAAAAAGGAGTAGAATATATAAAAAAAGGATACTTTAAAAAAGTAGTTTTATCTAGATATATAAAAATTCATTTTCATAAATTTTATTTAAAAGAAACTTTACAAAGATTAATTCTTTATTATCCAAATGCTTTAGTTTATCTTTGGTATGATATTCATCATGGTTTTTGGATAGGATCATCTCCAGAACTATTGATAAAATGTAAAAAAAAAAAATTAAAAACCGTAGCATTAGCAGGAACTACTTGGGGAGAAAATAAATGGACAAAAAAAGAAATAGAAGAACATCATATTGTTATAAAATATATTGTTAATTTTCTAAAATTTTATGATGGATATATTTTTTTAGAAAAAACTAAAGTTATAAAAACAGGAAATTTAAAACATTTAGAAACTCCAATTTCTTTTTCTTTTTTTAAAGAACCTGATTATTATGAAATAATAAATAAATTATATCCTACTCCTTCCATATGTGGATTTCCTAAAAAAACATCTTTAGATTTTATTAAAGAAAATGAAGGATATAAAAGAAATTTTTATACAGGATATATTGGAGTAATAAATGAAAAAAATATGGAATTATATTTGAATTTAAGATGTGCAACAATTAAAGAAGATAAAAAAAAAATAATTTTATATGCTGGTAGTGGAATAACTATTAATAGTAATGTAAATCAAGAATATATAGAAACAGAAAAAAAAATAAAAAATATTCTTTCTCAATTAATTTTTAAATAA
- a CDS encoding ABC transporter ATP-binding protein, which translates to MSNLFAFSKKYCQRYKLRLCIGIILILLSNILTLLPIPYIGKSINIIKNLFIDISNNTSKIFNLKKDIFIYTSIILIVPIIGGIVKYYMRQCIITTSRMIEFDIKNDIFLHYQKLSLTFYKKNSTGDLMNRLTEDVSFIRQYIGPGIMYFFNLLVLFFMVFIQMLRINKSLTFYVILPIPILFIFVYYISIFITKKSEEVQKNQSIICSFIQETFSGIHIIKSFVAEKFFYKKHKKIISIYHKKNIELAKIDTILSSIIIFFMGISHLLILFFGGKKYFHGEIKEIGTIAEFFTYINILIFPFIILGWVVSIVERAKVSQIRISEFLKEKPNIFNKKKFIKKKIFGKIQFKNVSFFYDKNIIINKISFTVMSGNTLILTGKTGSGKSTIGRLISRLYDPYKGEILVDNLSIKNHNLYNLRKNIGYVPQESFLFSDSIYNNIALGCLDKKIYPYQIYNAAKKAMIEKDILNFKYGYDTIIGEKGITLSGGQKQRICIARALVRNPKIIIFDDSFSAIDQLTRKLIINCIKKNMKNSTIIIITHDTSYISDFDLFFILKNGKILKIINKNFFYKKNLF; encoded by the coding sequence ATGAGTAATTTATTTGCTTTTAGCAAAAAATATTGTCAAAGGTACAAATTACGTTTGTGTATAGGGATTATTTTAATTTTATTATCAAATATTTTAACTTTACTTCCTATACCTTATATAGGAAAATCTATTAATATCATAAAAAATTTATTTATAGATATTTCAAATAATACATCAAAAATTTTTAATCTAAAAAAAGATATTTTCATTTATACTAGCATAATATTAATAGTTCCAATTATAGGAGGTATTGTAAAATATTATATGCGTCAATGTATAATTACAACATCTAGAATGATAGAATTTGATATAAAAAATGATATTTTTTTACATTATCAAAAATTAAGTTTGACTTTTTATAAAAAAAATTCAACAGGAGATTTAATGAATAGACTGACAGAAGATGTATCATTTATAAGACAATATATAGGTCCTGGTATTATGTATTTTTTTAATCTTTTGGTTCTTTTTTTTATGGTTTTTATACAAATGTTACGAATAAATAAATCATTAACTTTTTATGTTATTTTACCAATTCCTATTCTTTTTATTTTTGTTTATTATATAAGTATTTTTATTACTAAAAAAAGTGAAGAAGTACAGAAAAATCAATCTATTATATGTTCTTTTATACAAGAAACTTTCTCTGGAATTCATATTATTAAATCATTTGTAGCGGAAAAATTTTTTTATAAAAAACATAAAAAAATTATATCAATTTATCATAAAAAAAATATAGAATTAGCAAAAATTGATACTATTTTATCTTCTATTATAATATTTTTTATGGGTATAAGCCATTTATTAATTCTTTTTTTTGGAGGAAAAAAATATTTTCATGGAGAAATAAAAGAAATAGGTACTATTGCTGAATTTTTTACATATATAAATATTTTAATTTTTCCTTTTATTATATTAGGATGGGTTGTTTCTATTGTAGAAAGAGCTAAAGTATCACAAATTCGTATAAGTGAATTTTTAAAAGAAAAACCAAATATTTTTAATAAAAAAAAATTTATAAAAAAAAAAATTTTTGGTAAAATACAATTTAAAAATGTTAGTTTTTTTTATGATAAAAATATTATAATAAATAAAATATCATTTACTGTAATGAGTGGAAATACTTTAATTTTAACAGGAAAAACAGGTTCTGGTAAATCTACTATAGGTAGATTAATATCTCGTTTATATGATCCATATAAAGGAGAAATACTTGTAGATAATCTTTCTATAAAAAATCATAATTTATATAATTTAAGAAAAAATATAGGTTATGTTCCTCAAGAATCTTTTCTTTTTTCTGATTCAATTTATAATAATATAGCATTAGGATGTTTAGATAAAAAAATTTATCCATATCAAATTTATAATGCTGCAAAAAAAGCTATGATAGAAAAAGATATTTTAAATTTTAAATATGGATATGATACTATTATAGGAGAAAAAGGTATTACTTTATCTGGAGGACAAAAACAAAGAATATGTATAGCAAGAGCACTTGTAAGAAATCCAAAAATTATTATATTTGATGATAGTTTTTCTGCTATAGATCAGTTAACTAGAAAATTAATAATTAATTGTATAAAAAAAAATATGAAAAATAGTACTATTATTATTATTACTCATGATACTTCTTATATATCTGATTTTGATTTATTTTTTATTTTAAAAAATGGAAAAATATTAAAAATAATAAATAAAAATTTTTTTTATAAAAAAAATTTATTTTAA
- a CDS encoding DUF3276 family protein: protein MDEKENIKERNEICSRTLKTGSRTYFFDARETRAGDYYLTITESKKNFSETGEITYKKHKIYLYKEDFSKFQSILDDMIRFIINEKGREVISERHQKDFKNNHTYNQEIKDVQKKISEVKNFTNINFEDI, encoded by the coding sequence ATGGACGAAAAAGAAAATATCAAAGAAAGAAATGAAATTTGCTCACGAACTTTAAAAACTGGTAGTCGTACCTATTTTTTTGATGCAAGAGAAACAAGAGCTGGTGATTATTATTTAACTATTACTGAAAGTAAAAAAAATTTTTCTGAAACGGGTGAAATCACTTATAAAAAACACAAGATTTACTTATATAAAGAAGATTTTTCAAAATTTCAGAGTATACTTGATGATATGATTCGATTTATTATTAATGAAAAAGGTAGGGAAGTAATTTCAGAACGTCATCAAAAAGATTTTAAAAATAATCATACATATAATCAAGAAATTAAAGATGTTCAAAAAAAAATATCAGAAGTAAAAAATTTTACAAATATTAATTTTGAAGATATTTAA
- a CDS encoding 6-pyruvoyl trahydropterin synthase family protein, whose amino-acid sequence MKVTINKKGRFSAAHRLYNSHWDYKKNIEVFGKCAYLNYHGHNYEYIVSITGEINSETGFVYNLQKLKNLLIEEIEELFDHKNINLDIKEFDSINPTLENIVIFIWNKINKKMPYNLDLKITLYETENNFVEFNGK is encoded by the coding sequence ATGAAAGTTACTATAAATAAAAAAGGACGTTTTAGTGCAGCTCATAGACTTTATAATTCTCATTGGGACTATAAAAAAAATATTGAAGTTTTTGGGAAATGTGCATATTTAAATTATCATGGACATAATTATGAATATATAGTAAGTATAACAGGAGAAATTAATTCAGAAACAGGATTTGTTTATAATTTACAAAAATTAAAAAATCTTCTTATTGAAGAAATAGAAGAACTTTTTGATCATAAAAATATTAATTTAGATATTAAGGAATTTGATTCTATAAATCCTACTTTAGAAAATATTGTTATTTTTATTTGGAATAAAATAAATAAAAAAATGCCTTATAATTTAGATTTGAAAATAACTTTATACGAAACGGAAAATAATTTTGTTGAATTTAATGGAAAATAA
- the nusB gene encoding transcription antitermination factor NusB: MSIRRNFRIKSLQFLYAQHLSKIDSNKVEKDMLNNIEELHYLYIFLLYLILKIRENALKTIKNFHKKHHINEMKLIHNFAYNSVIKILSNNKYLIKEYNSIKNSKKTLWKKKDEYIFLFLKEIQNKSIFQIENFFYKPCNTFEEEKKFIIQYYKNFIISNKKLIEIIDDLYINGQENLYIAHNMVYKTLHFIKHSTSKNFRLYNIYKNDENIKFITDLYRNTIFHKKEFNNLINDISNNWDINRIAILDLIILQMAICEFLYFPNIPPKVTMNEYIEITKIFCMEKSKIFINGILDQIFKLLHKKNKIFKIGKGLM, from the coding sequence ATGTCAATAAGACGAAATTTTAGAATAAAAAGTCTACAATTTTTATATGCTCAACATTTATCAAAAATAGATTCAAATAAAGTTGAAAAAGATATGCTTAATAATATAGAAGAATTACATTATTTATATATTTTTCTTCTTTATTTAATTTTAAAAATTAGAGAAAATGCTTTAAAAACAATAAAAAATTTTCATAAAAAACATCATATAAATGAAATGAAACTTATACATAATTTTGCATATAATTCTGTAATTAAAATATTATCTAATAATAAATATTTAATAAAAGAATATAATTCAATAAAAAATTCTAAAAAAACATTATGGAAAAAAAAAGATGAATATATTTTTCTTTTTTTAAAAGAAATACAAAATAAATCAATTTTTCAAATTGAAAATTTTTTTTATAAACCGTGTAATACTTTTGAAGAAGAAAAAAAATTTATAATACAATATTATAAAAATTTTATTATTTCTAATAAAAAATTAATAGAAATTATAGATGATTTATATATTAATGGACAAGAAAATTTATATATAGCACATAATATGGTATATAAAACTTTACATTTTATAAAACATTCTACTTCTAAAAATTTTAGATTATATAATATTTACAAAAATGATGAAAATATTAAATTTATTACTGATTTATATAGAAATACAATATTTCATAAAAAAGAATTTAATAATTTAATTAATGATATATCAAATAATTGGGATATAAATAGAATAGCAATTCTAGATTTAATTATATTGCAAATGGCTATTTGTGAATTTTTATACTTTCCTAATATACCACCAAAAGTCACTATGAATGAATATATTGAAATTACAAAAATTTTTTGTATGGAAAAAAGTAAAATTTTTATCAATGGTATATTAGATCAAATATTTAAACTATTACATAAAAAAAATAAAATATTTAAAATAGGAAAAGGTTTAATGTAA
- the coaE gene encoding dephospho-CoA kinase (Dephospho-CoA kinase (CoaE) performs the final step in coenzyme A biosynthesis.): MLIGITGKIGSGKSLFSSFFKKKGIPIYYSDKRGKILMNEIDYIKKNIIKYFGINSYKKGKINRNYLSKIVFNDSIALKLLCTIVHPWISIDFKNWMFSMQKNALYVIKESAILFESGNYKECDLIITIKSTMEKILDRIKKRDNLNENQIINRIKNQISNKKREKKSNIIVNNCSSITFLLKKADIIHNKIIKIKYGKRR; encoded by the coding sequence ATGTTAATAGGAATAACAGGTAAAATAGGATCCGGAAAAAGTTTATTTTCTTCTTTTTTTAAAAAAAAAGGAATACCTATATATTATTCAGATAAAAGAGGAAAAATATTAATGAATGAAATAGATTATATAAAAAAAAATATAATAAAATATTTTGGAATAAATTCTTATAAAAAAGGAAAAATAAATAGAAACTATTTATCAAAAATAGTTTTTAATGATTCTATTGCATTAAAATTATTATGTACCATAGTACATCCATGGATTTCAATAGATTTTAAAAATTGGATGTTTTCTATGCAAAAAAATGCTTTATATGTAATAAAAGAATCTGCTATTTTATTTGAAAGTGGAAATTATAAAGAATGTGATTTAATTATTACTATTAAATCTACTATGGAAAAAATATTGGATAGAATTAAAAAAAGAGATAATTTAAATGAAAATCAAATTATAAATCGTATAAAAAATCAAATATCTAATAAAAAACGAGAAAAAAAATCTAATATCATTGTTAATAATTGTTCATCTATTACTTTTTTATTAAAAAAAGCAGATATAATACATAATAAAATAATAAAAATAAAATATGGGAAAAGGAGATAA
- a CDS encoding PaaI family thioesterase → MKKKIKEVLNKLNSLRKNTFLNTMKIKFIFISPKIETLIAKMPINKNILQPFGYLHGGASITLAESVGCSLSFINLEKSNYNIFNIEISANHIKCIKKGILFAKAKILHKGKTLHFIHVNVYNEKKIISLCKMTNIILKNKIC, encoded by the coding sequence ATGAAAAAAAAAATTAAAGAAGTATTAAATAAACTAAATAGTTTAAGAAAAAATACATTTTTAAATACCATGAAAATTAAATTTATTTTTATTTCTCCAAAAATAGAAACTTTAATAGCAAAAATGCCAATAAATAAAAATATTTTACAACCTTTTGGATACTTACATGGAGGAGCTTCTATTACTTTAGCTGAAAGTGTTGGGTGTTCTTTATCTTTTATAAATCTTGAAAAGAGTAATTATAATATATTTAATATTGAAATATCTGCAAACCACATTAAATGCATAAAAAAAGGAATACTTTTTGCTAAGGCTAAAATTTTACATAAAGGAAAAACTCTTCATTTTATTCATGTTAATGTTTATAATGAAAAAAAAATTATTAGTTTATGTAAAATGACTAATATTATTTTAAAAAATAAAATATGTTAA
- a CDS encoding NAD(P)/FAD-dependent oxidoreductase: MNIPTVKNLKRVVIIGSGFAGLQVAKKLRRDKFQVILIDKNNYHTFQPLLYQVATAGLEPDSIAHSIRNIIKKTKNFFFRLAIVHYINTEKQKIYTNVGYLFYDYLIMATGSITNYFGNKNIENFAFPMKSIPEALDLRSLILQDFESALLTKDFKERKRLMTFVIVGGGPTGVELAGALAEMKKYILPNDYPDLDIQYMNIHLLQASKRLLDGMSEKSAKQAYNNLKELGVIIWLNCLVKDYDGKIVFIEKNKEIESANVIWAAGVKGSIIKGFLKEDIKNNRILVDDYFKVKKYENIFAIGDVAYINTNKLYPNGYPMTAQPAIQQGNWLAKNFNYLSDQKMIKPFIYKNLGSMATIGRNKAVCDFPYFKLKGFLAWIVWMFVHLVSLVGFRNRAIALTNWIIQYFNYNKSVRLIIRPFRRKKKLFKN; the protein is encoded by the coding sequence ATGAATATTCCAACAGTAAAAAATTTAAAAAGAGTCGTTATTATTGGTTCTGGATTCGCTGGATTACAAGTAGCAAAAAAATTAAGAAGAGATAAATTTCAAGTAATTCTTATAGATAAGAATAATTATCATACTTTTCAACCTTTATTATATCAAGTAGCTACAGCAGGTTTAGAACCAGATTCTATAGCACATTCTATTAGAAATATTATAAAAAAAACAAAAAATTTTTTCTTTAGATTAGCTATTGTTCATTATATTAATACAGAAAAACAAAAAATATATACAAATGTAGGATATTTATTTTATGATTATTTAATTATGGCTACAGGTTCTATAACAAATTATTTTGGTAATAAAAATATTGAAAATTTTGCTTTTCCTATGAAATCTATTCCAGAAGCTTTAGACTTGAGAAGTCTTATTCTACAAGATTTTGAATCTGCTTTATTAACAAAAGATTTTAAAGAAAGAAAAAGACTTATGACTTTTGTTATTGTAGGAGGAGGACCAACAGGAGTAGAATTAGCTGGTGCATTAGCTGAAATGAAAAAATATATATTACCTAATGATTATCCTGATTTAGATATTCAATATATGAATATTCATTTATTACAAGCTTCTAAAAGATTATTAGATGGGATGTCTGAAAAATCAGCAAAACAAGCTTATAATAATTTGAAAGAATTAGGTGTTATTATATGGTTAAATTGCTTAGTTAAAGATTATGATGGAAAAATAGTTTTTATAGAAAAAAATAAAGAAATAGAATCAGCTAATGTAATATGGGCTGCAGGAGTAAAAGGATCTATAATTAAAGGATTTTTAAAAGAAGATATTAAAAATAATAGAATTTTAGTAGATGATTATTTTAAAGTTAAAAAATATGAAAATATTTTTGCAATTGGGGATGTAGCATATATAAATACAAATAAATTATATCCTAATGGATATCCTATGACAGCTCAACCAGCTATACAACAAGGAAATTGGTTAGCTAAAAATTTCAATTATTTATCGGATCAAAAAATGATAAAACCATTTATTTATAAAAATTTAGGATCAATGGCTACTATAGGTAGAAATAAAGCTGTATGTGATTTTCCTTATTTCAAATTAAAAGGTTTTTTAGCTTGGATAGTTTGGATGTTCGTTCATTTGGTTAGTTTAGTTGGATTTAGAAATAGAGCAATAGCTTTAACAAATTGGATTATTCAATATTTTAATTATAATAAAAGTGTTCGTTTAATTATAAGACCTTTTCGTAGAAAAAAAAAATTATTTAAAAATTAA